A stretch of the Leptotrichia sp. oral taxon 223 genome encodes the following:
- a CDS encoding replication-associated recombination protein A: protein MNLFDEVYEDKKPLAFRYRPKSLDDFYGQKRLVGENGILRKIIERGNFMNAIFWGAPGTGKTTLAEIIADKMNYHYEYLNAIKASVTDIKNISDKAHSSFHTNGQQTLLFLDEIHRFNKLQQDSLLQDLENGNIILIGATTENPYYNLNNALLSRCMAFEFKKLSEKDLLKILKNINEKEKIGISDEILKYISEIIEGDARQAINILELIANVGVDFTLDEVKEVLNTKKSYHKTEDKYNTVSAMIKSIRGSDPDAAVYWMAKMLSGGEDILYIARRLVILASEDIGLANPQALPVAVAGLNAIKEIGMPEARIILSEVAIYLAISPKSNSAYNAINSALKHIENEKIQEVPVHLTKVGAKDYKYPHNYENHYVDQIYMNEKIKFYEHGENKFEKAADEWLRKIKKNGK, encoded by the coding sequence ATGAATTTATTTGATGAAGTATATGAAGATAAGAAGCCGCTGGCATTTAGATACCGTCCAAAAAGTCTTGATGATTTTTATGGGCAGAAGAGATTGGTTGGGGAAAATGGGATTTTGAGGAAGATTATTGAGCGTGGAAACTTTATGAATGCAATTTTCTGGGGAGCACCGGGAACAGGGAAAACTACGCTTGCAGAAATAATTGCTGATAAAATGAATTACCATTATGAATATTTGAATGCTATAAAAGCCTCTGTAACTGATATAAAGAATATTTCTGATAAGGCACACAGCAGTTTTCATACGAATGGACAGCAGACACTTTTGTTTTTAGATGAGATTCATAGATTTAATAAGTTGCAGCAGGATTCGCTTTTGCAGGATTTGGAAAATGGGAATATTATTTTGATTGGAGCTACGACTGAAAATCCTTATTATAACTTGAATAATGCGTTGTTATCACGATGTATGGCATTTGAATTTAAAAAATTGAGTGAAAAAGATTTGCTTAAAATATTAAAAAATATTAATGAAAAAGAGAAAATTGGAATTTCAGATGAGATTTTGAAGTATATTTCGGAGATTATTGAAGGGGATGCGAGACAGGCTATAAATATTTTGGAATTAATTGCGAATGTTGGGGTGGATTTTACGCTTGATGAAGTGAAGGAAGTTCTGAATACGAAAAAATCTTATCACAAGACGGAAGATAAGTACAATACGGTTTCTGCGATGATAAAAAGTATTCGTGGAAGCGATCCTGATGCAGCTGTTTACTGGATGGCAAAAATGCTCTCTGGTGGCGAAGATATTTTATATATTGCAAGAAGACTTGTAATTTTGGCTTCTGAAGACATTGGGCTTGCAAATCCACAGGCTTTACCAGTTGCTGTGGCAGGACTTAATGCAATAAAGGAAATTGGAATGCCCGAAGCTAGAATCATTTTATCCGAAGTGGCAATCTATCTTGCAATTTCTCCCAAGAGCAATTCAGCCTATAATGCTATAAATTCAGCATTAAAACACATTGAAAACGAAAAAATTCAGGAAGTACCAGTTCATCTCACAAAAGTTGGAGCAAAAGACTATAAATATCCACACAATTATGAAAATCATTATGTAGACCAAATTTATATGAATGAAAAAATCAAGTTTTACGAGCATGGAGAAAATAAATTTGAAAAGGCGGCGGATGAGTGGTTGAGGAAAATTAAGAAGAATGGGAAATAG
- a CDS encoding SH3 domain-containing protein — translation MRKCRKLMLKAIFLAFCSLGFSKTYFEAYLNDATLANLREKPSSSSKILAGLDMFEGGELIRREGNWYYIKYRTESGKILYGYIHKSQGYLMETYVVSSKDGYANIRWEPSSSAKIAGKEKNGKVLEVYEEKGDWLYITYGDSPHIPVAYVHRSQVKKEK, via the coding sequence ATGAGAAAGTGTAGAAAGTTAATGTTAAAGGCTATATTTTTGGCATTTTGCAGTTTAGGATTTTCTAAAACCTATTTTGAAGCATATTTAAATGATGCAACATTAGCTAATCTTAGGGAAAAACCCTCAAGCAGTTCAAAAATATTAGCTGGATTGGATATGTTTGAGGGAGGCGAATTAATTAGAAGGGAAGGTAACTGGTATTACATAAAATATAGAACAGAATCGGGAAAAATTCTATACGGGTATATCCATAAAAGTCAAGGCTACCTGATGGAGACTTATGTCGTTTCTTCAAAGGACGGATATGCAAATATAAGATGGGAACCTTCTTCAAGTGCAAAAATAGCTGGAAAAGAAAAAAATGGAAAAGTATTAGAAGTTTATGAAGAAAAAGGAGATTGGCTGTATATTACATACGGAGATTCTCCACATATACCAGTGGCATACGTGCATAGAAGTCAAGTTAAGAAAGAGAAATAG
- a CDS encoding methylated-DNA--[protein]-cysteine S-methyltransferase yields MKKNIYFYETNTPIGKIGLATTENDSHITDVIWNYEIEKFKNDDNFQIKETKLIKKARNQLFEYFSKKRKNFDLPLLKEGTPFQISVWNALETIPYGETRSYKDIAVAIKNEKAVRAVGMANNRNKISIFIPCHRVIGANGKLVGYGGGLHIKEFLLELEGIEIK; encoded by the coding sequence ATGAAAAAAAATATCTATTTTTATGAAACCAATACTCCAATTGGAAAAATTGGACTTGCTACAACAGAAAATGATTCTCATATTACTGATGTAATCTGGAATTATGAAATTGAAAAATTTAAAAATGATGATAATTTTCAAATTAAAGAAACCAAGTTAATAAAAAAGGCAAGAAATCAGTTATTTGAGTATTTTTCCAAAAAACGAAAAAATTTTGACTTGCCACTTCTAAAAGAAGGAACTCCTTTTCAAATTTCTGTCTGGAACGCTCTTGAAACAATCCCTTACGGCGAAACCCGTTCCTACAAGGACATAGCAGTTGCAATCAAAAACGAAAAAGCAGTCCGTGCGGTTGGAATGGCAAATAATCGAAATAAAATCTCAATTTTTATTCCTTGCCATCGTGTAATTGGTGCGAATGGAAAATTAGTTGGATATGGTGGCGGACTTCATATAAAGGAGTTTTTATTAGAACTGGAAGGCATTGAAATAAAGTAG
- the relB gene encoding type II toxin-antitoxin system RelB family antitoxin, whose product MITVSINANPDIENKINNYVKENNINLNQVMLDLILEKIEDEEDYKLAVEAYEEYKANKEKAISFEDLVKKMGLENEI is encoded by the coding sequence ATGATAACCGTTTCTATAAATGCTAACCCTGACATAGAAAATAAAATCAATAACTATGTTAAGGAAAACAATATCAATTTAAACCAAGTAATGTTAGATTTAATTCTTGAAAAAATCGAAGATGAAGAGGACTACAAATTGGCTGTTGAAGCTTATGAAGAGTATAAGGCAAACAAAGAAAAGGCAATTTCATTTGAAGATTTAGTAAAAAAAATGGGATTGGAAAATGAAATATAA
- a CDS encoding type II toxin-antitoxin system RelE/ParE family toxin produces MKYKVIIRQKAEKQLNKLDNSVKLKIMRYIKQNLNNTNNPKKFGKALRYNLKGFWRYRVENYRIIAKIEKDELVILIVQIDKRDKIYI; encoded by the coding sequence ATGAAATATAAAGTCATCATCAGACAAAAGGCTGAAAAACAATTAAATAAACTAGATAATTCTGTAAAACTAAAAATTATGCGTTATATTAAACAAAATCTTAATAATACAAATAATCCAAAAAAATTTGGTAAAGCATTAAGATACAATCTGAAAGGATTTTGGAGATATAGAGTTGAAAATTATAGGATTATTGCAAAAATTGAAAAGGATGAATTAGTCATTTTAATTGTTCAAATAGATAAAAGGGATAAAATTTATATTTAG
- a CDS encoding Sapep family Mn(2+)-dependent dipeptidase, with the protein MDDNKKYDKNRNISDEEIILKIKEEVKKIQPELIGKIRELVSIYSIQTEAEENAPFGKGPAEALDKALEISEKLGFNTANIDNKIGYAEYVPEEIRDYEEYIGIFGHVDVVPLGEGWKYPPLGGKIENNRIYGRGVLDNKGPILSNLFALHILKKLGIKFDVPVRIVFGTNEETGFACVKHYLTKEKVPIFGWTPDCKWPVVYGERGRLKVRIYSEMKDLEKLYEFVNGYILSAPSNGVKLKINFADDDFGEMILRGYRFGIAGNRHFFEFVMSYPAICKKEQLMDLIRSNLTEGTELEEISNWNPVLYDKSSEYVQTLQKVYNYVTGFNAEPVTTTGGTYAKIIPNIIAYGPSFPGQKDIAHLPDEWLDLSDLEKITEIYALSLYEISKLKNRK; encoded by the coding sequence ATGGATGATAATAAAAAATATGATAAAAACAGGAATATTTCCGATGAGGAAATAATATTGAAAATAAAAGAAGAAGTGAAAAAAATACAGCCTGAATTAATAGGGAAAATACGTGAATTAGTTTCAATTTACAGCATTCAGACGGAAGCTGAAGAAAATGCCCCATTTGGGAAAGGGCCTGCTGAGGCACTGGATAAAGCTCTGGAAATATCAGAAAAACTGGGATTTAATACAGCGAATATAGATAATAAAATAGGTTATGCAGAATATGTACCGGAAGAAATAAGGGATTATGAGGAATATATAGGGATTTTTGGACATGTAGATGTTGTTCCTCTTGGTGAAGGGTGGAAATACCCTCCATTAGGTGGGAAAATAGAAAATAATCGCATATATGGAAGGGGTGTTCTGGATAATAAAGGTCCCATTCTGTCAAATCTTTTTGCACTCCATATTCTGAAAAAATTAGGAATAAAATTTGATGTTCCTGTAAGAATAGTTTTCGGAACAAATGAAGAAACAGGATTTGCATGTGTAAAACATTATCTGACAAAGGAAAAAGTTCCTATTTTTGGTTGGACTCCTGACTGTAAATGGCCAGTTGTGTACGGAGAAAGGGGAAGGCTTAAGGTAAGAATATATTCTGAAATGAAAGATTTAGAGAAATTATATGAATTTGTAAATGGATATATTTTATCAGCACCTAGTAACGGTGTAAAATTAAAAATAAACTTTGCGGATGATGATTTCGGAGAAATGATATTAAGAGGGTACAGATTTGGAATTGCTGGAAACAGACATTTTTTTGAATTTGTAATGAGTTATCCTGCAATATGTAAAAAAGAGCAGCTTATGGATTTAATCAGAAGTAATTTGACAGAGGGAACGGAGCTGGAAGAAATTTCCAACTGGAATCCAGTTCTATATGATAAAAGTTCTGAATATGTGCAGACTTTACAGAAAGTATATAATTATGTTACAGGGTTTAATGCAGAACCTGTCACAACTACAGGAGGAACTTATGCAAAGATAATTCCTAATATTATTGCATATGGACCAAGTTTTCCAGGTCAGAAGGATATAGCACATTTACCTGATGAGTGGCTTGATCTGTCAGATTTAGAGAAAATAACAGAGATTTATGCACTTTCATTATATGAAATAAGTAAATTGAAAAATAGAAAATAA
- a CDS encoding N(4)-(beta-N-acetylglucosaminyl)-L-asparaginase — MWGIIATWCMAHDGVKEAAKILKNDGKAGEAIETAIKNVEDFPFYKSVGYGGLPNEEMEVELDAAYMDGSSFDFGAVCAIKDFANPISVARDLSHLNENSMLVSEGAEKYAHKKGFERKNMLTERAKIHYRNRLKDMAHIKEIEIKPYSGHDTVGMVCLDKEENIVAGTSTSGLFMKKKGRVGDSPVIGSGLYADSEIGGASATGLGEDIMKGIISYEIVKLMESGLSPQKACEKAVFTFEKKLIRKRGKAGDISVVAMNNKGEWGVATNIENFSFVAGNEKTPVKVYRTKRKDGEMVHEEATEEWLQEYINERTKPLIEK, encoded by the coding sequence ATGTGGGGAATAATTGCAACATGGTGCATGGCACATGATGGTGTCAAAGAAGCTGCAAAAATACTGAAAAATGATGGAAAAGCGGGAGAAGCAATAGAAACAGCAATAAAAAATGTTGAAGATTTTCCTTTTTATAAATCTGTAGGTTACGGTGGACTTCCAAATGAAGAAATGGAAGTGGAACTGGATGCGGCATACATGGATGGAAGCAGCTTTGATTTTGGTGCAGTATGTGCCATTAAGGATTTTGCCAATCCTATATCTGTTGCCAGAGATTTGAGTCATTTAAATGAAAATAGCATGTTAGTAAGTGAAGGCGCAGAAAAATATGCGCATAAAAAAGGTTTTGAAAGAAAAAATATGCTTACAGAAAGGGCAAAAATACATTACAGAAACAGATTGAAGGATATGGCACATATAAAAGAAATAGAAATAAAGCCCTATTCAGGACATGATACGGTTGGTATGGTGTGCCTTGATAAAGAAGAAAATATAGTTGCAGGAACTTCTACAAGTGGACTTTTCATGAAAAAGAAAGGAAGAGTGGGAGATTCGCCTGTAATTGGTTCAGGACTCTATGCTGACAGTGAGATTGGAGGAGCAAGTGCAACAGGGCTTGGAGAAGATATAATGAAGGGAATAATTTCATATGAGATAGTAAAACTTATGGAAAGTGGTCTTTCTCCTCAGAAAGCATGTGAAAAGGCTGTCTTCACTTTTGAAAAGAAATTGATAAGAAAAAGAGGAAAAGCAGGAGATATTTCTGTAGTTGCCATGAATAATAAAGGAGAATGGGGAGTAGCTACAAATATTGAGAATTTTTCCTTTGTTGCAGGAAATGAAAAGACTCCTGTAAAAGTATACAGGACAAAAAGAAAAGACGGTGAAATGGTACATGAAGAAGCGACTGAAGAGTGGCTACAGGAGTATATCAATGAAAGAACTAAACCTCTTATAGAAAAATAA
- a CDS encoding M42 family metallopeptidase, giving the protein MNFDIKWEVLKELTETYAISGFEENIVDILKKHINLPFSQDGLGSCLFTKEGNGISIMIATHMDEVGFVVKEIDEQGYLYFQNVGNMWSHVLLNQKVTVINEKKNIYYGVIGGPAVHSIKEKEREKVLPIDKLYIDMGVSSKKRIEELGIKVGDMICPYGEMIDLNEEGYLAGKAFDNRVSVAAGIWLMNMLKNENTGNKVTLAATVQEEVGLRGARTTAHKVFPDLAIAVDTTLAGDTPLNKNNIKLGKGVAINVIDSMTIMNRGLLIYIENLCRKNEIPYQLSCFTDGGTDAGNIHKSGTGIPATTLSIPMRYMHTHLGVVHKDDIIATLKLLKLIVEDLTPEKYDRILKENYNYSE; this is encoded by the coding sequence ATGAATTTTGATATAAAATGGGAAGTTTTGAAGGAGCTGACAGAAACTTATGCAATTTCAGGATTTGAAGAGAATATTGTCGATATATTGAAAAAGCATATAAATCTTCCATTTTCTCAGGATGGTCTTGGATCCTGCCTTTTTACAAAAGAAGGCAATGGTATTTCTATAATGATAGCCACTCATATGGACGAAGTAGGATTTGTAGTAAAGGAAATAGATGAGCAGGGGTACCTGTATTTTCAGAATGTAGGAAATATGTGGTCGCATGTTCTGCTTAACCAGAAGGTGACAGTTATAAATGAAAAAAAGAATATATATTATGGTGTTATTGGTGGACCTGCAGTCCATTCAATAAAGGAAAAGGAAAGAGAAAAGGTATTGCCAATTGATAAACTATATATTGATATGGGAGTCAGCAGTAAAAAACGGATTGAAGAACTGGGAATAAAAGTAGGAGATATGATATGTCCGTATGGAGAAATGATAGATCTGAATGAAGAAGGATACCTTGCAGGAAAAGCTTTTGACAATCGTGTAAGTGTAGCAGCAGGAATATGGCTTATGAATATGCTGAAAAATGAAAATACAGGTAACAAAGTCACACTAGCAGCAACAGTTCAGGAGGAGGTTGGGCTAAGAGGTGCAAGAACAACAGCACATAAAGTATTTCCTGACCTGGCAATAGCTGTAGATACTACTTTGGCAGGGGATACTCCCTTGAATAAAAACAATATAAAGCTTGGAAAAGGGGTAGCTATTAATGTTATTGATTCAATGACCATAATGAACAGAGGACTGCTTATTTATATTGAAAATCTATGCAGAAAGAATGAAATTCCTTATCAGCTGAGCTGTTTTACAGATGGGGGGACTGATGCAGGGAATATTCATAAGTCAGGAACTGGAATACCTGCAACAACTTTATCTATACCTATGAGATACATGCATACTCATCTTGGAGTTGTACATAAGGATGATATTATTGCGACATTGAAACTGCTGAAACTGATAGTAGAAGATCTGACTCCTGAAAAGTATGACAGAATATTGAAGGAAAACTATAATTACAGTGAATAA
- a CDS encoding GrdB-related putative oxidoreductase: MRIVLFFDQIQSGTGGKEGANVELALEKGGIGSYMMFSEYIKNIGGTVLATTYCSDSYFKKNQELVLEKMTGLLNKVKADILLCGPCFNYYNYAEMSSILAEHVKKETNCKPVVVCSEENKEIIDKYKNNLVMIKMPKKGGVGLRESLQNMAKVIKKVYDGDNLSEVSDYIYK; this comes from the coding sequence ATGAGAATAGTTTTATTTTTTGATCAGATTCAATCTGGAACAGGTGGAAAAGAAGGTGCTAATGTAGAACTTGCACTTGAAAAGGGTGGAATAGGTTCATACATGATGTTTTCAGAATATATAAAAAATATAGGTGGAACAGTGCTTGCAACAACATACTGCAGCGACAGCTATTTTAAGAAAAATCAGGAACTTGTCCTTGAAAAGATGACAGGTCTTCTAAATAAGGTAAAAGCGGATATTCTTTTGTGTGGACCATGTTTCAACTATTACAACTATGCAGAAATGTCCTCCATTTTAGCAGAACATGTAAAAAAGGAAACAAATTGTAAACCTGTAGTTGTATGTTCAGAAGAAAATAAAGAAATAATAGATAAATATAAAAATAATCTGGTAATGATAAAAATGCCAAAAAAAGGTGGAGTAGGATTACGTGAATCACTGCAGAATATGGCAAAAGTAATTAAGAAGGTTTATGATGGGGATAATTTATCCGAAGTAAGCGATTATATATATAAATAG
- a CDS encoding PTS sugar transporter subunit IIC: MFDKLEKVLGPLASKLSSNKVLTAIRDGFLVGTPLIIVASIFLVIGNFPIPGYSEFVANFFGKGWEEYLDAVINSTFGIIALLGVIGIGYYYGKAKGIEGIAGAAVSLVAFLIISPQTHPLFVDKEGKAFSGFASGNLGTKGLFLAMITALISVTIFTAIKNKGWTIKLPDGVPPAVMNSFAALIPSMFVMFTFFIIRLGFLFLTKEGYAHDFIYKILQAPLMGFGQSLIFEPIYQFLSTLFWFFGINGPAVTNTIFNPIHLALTAENLTAFNTHQPLPNIFTGSFGDFFCNFGGGGSTLSLVLLMIFKGKSERMKKLGKLSIVPGIFGINEMVIFGLPVVLNPIIAIPFLLVPLVNTILATAATLLHIIPRTTGVLLPWTTPMFFSGWLATGSIIAGIFQIILVIIGCLIYYPFFKVLDNQYLEEETKPIEKNEKDDLEDISLDDISF, from the coding sequence ATGTTTGATAAGTTGGAAAAAGTGTTAGGGCCTTTGGCATCTAAATTGAGCAGCAATAAAGTTTTGACGGCAATCCGTGATGGATTTTTAGTAGGTACACCATTAATTATAGTGGCTTCAATATTTCTAGTTATCGGAAATTTTCCAATTCCTGGATATTCAGAATTTGTAGCTAATTTTTTTGGAAAAGGATGGGAAGAATATCTTGATGCGGTTATTAATTCCACGTTTGGTATAATAGCTCTTCTTGGAGTCATCGGTATTGGGTATTATTATGGAAAAGCGAAGGGAATAGAAGGAATAGCGGGAGCAGCAGTTTCATTAGTTGCATTCCTGATTATAAGCCCTCAGACACACCCGCTTTTTGTGGATAAGGAAGGTAAGGCTTTTAGCGGATTTGCATCAGGAAATTTAGGAACAAAAGGATTATTTTTGGCAATGATTACAGCATTAATCTCTGTAACAATATTTACTGCAATTAAAAATAAGGGATGGACGATAAAATTACCGGATGGAGTGCCGCCTGCAGTAATGAATTCATTTGCGGCATTGATTCCAAGTATGTTTGTTATGTTTACCTTTTTTATAATAAGACTTGGATTCCTGTTTTTAACTAAGGAAGGATATGCACATGATTTTATTTATAAAATATTACAGGCACCTTTAATGGGATTTGGACAAAGCCTCATATTTGAGCCTATTTATCAGTTCCTGTCGACATTATTCTGGTTTTTTGGTATAAATGGTCCAGCAGTTACAAATACTATTTTCAACCCTATACACTTGGCATTAACTGCTGAAAATCTGACTGCATTTAATACGCATCAGCCTCTGCCTAATATATTTACAGGGTCATTTGGCGATTTCTTCTGTAACTTCGGTGGAGGAGGAAGTACGTTATCTCTAGTGTTACTGATGATATTTAAAGGCAAGTCGGAACGTATGAAAAAATTAGGAAAATTATCTATAGTGCCTGGAATTTTTGGTATAAATGAAATGGTTATTTTCGGACTTCCAGTTGTATTAAATCCGATTATTGCAATACCATTCCTGTTAGTACCTCTTGTTAATACAATTTTGGCAACAGCTGCTACTTTATTACATATTATACCCCGTACAACAGGAGTATTACTGCCTTGGACAACACCTATGTTCTTTTCAGGATGGCTGGCTACAGGAAGTATAATTGCAGGTATTTTCCAAATAATACTGGTGATAATTGGATGCCTTATTTACTATCCATTTTTCAAAGTATTGGACAATCAATATCTGGAAGAAGAAACAAAACCTATAGAAAAAAATGAAAAAGATGATTTAGAAGACATTTCACTTGATGATATATCTTTCTAA